The Lacipirellula parvula genome window below encodes:
- a CDS encoding lamin tail domain-containing protein, giving the protein MASSHRNRRPSSPNSISRQKSAPRKLRYEPLEDRRVLAVVINELHYNPEDNTSQEEFIELYNTGATAVDLSNWAFTDGIEYTFAPGQQIAAGGYLVIAQSPATILAEFGVNSIGPYTGGLSSDGELVELRNAQGQIIDQVDYKVSFPWPIAADGNGASMELINPALDNNLGSSWRPSYVTPMFPAPSDPPPPAGTGLLSNIVHRWSFNGNLNDSVGGSNATLVDPGHIASYSGGRLNVSANSGQSSDQTPFASGAYVDLPNGIISSLSGNATFEWWGTVSTNRTWAEIFSFGRSSGGEDRSTGALNQEYVTLIPQASSGTLRLTHRNGGTQTESSVDWTSAPTPGVEYQFVSTWDTVNDVQKLYVNGVLVGTSQLLIDLIDIEDVNNWLGRSQWGDPLFDGFHNEFRIYDKALTAADVSTSYAAGPDAVAPGPTISAFNASAAEILVGQPVTLSWNVAGATSISINQGVGTVTGQNQIVLNPTQTTTYTLSATNAQGTNTRTVKVVVEHPRATPGAQNNVFATNAAPAIRQVNHTENPVSGTSVTVSAKVTDPEGVASVVLQYQVVLPGQYLPARLPVPVDQLIADETLQPTANPAYFAAASWTNVSMLDNGAGVDAAAGDSIFSVALPPQSHRTLVRYRIVVTDALGKSATVPYEDDASLNFAYFVYDGVPEYKNNANQVVADAAALASLPVYQFLTRAEDMTAVNGYEPSQEIPQGTEARSAYNWSGTMVYNGVVYDNITYRLRGANGRYLTDGKRSMRFRFNDGSWFEPLDNNGVPYPEKWKTLTTGKGFDNRQTLTYSLNEAMTMMLSNLMGLPAAETHWFQFRVIDGAAEAPDQWRGDFWGINFAMEDYDKRFLDAHDMEAGNLYKLINQSNDALRQQDYQAPFAVSDGSDHDYMEEIFGRASTDIEFRVNLQKYFIFRALAEAVRHYDYWPTGNKNMVYYFEPDYLPQNDNFGKLWIMLWDTDATWGPTWNDGKDLVQDALFENQNVAYRNSLINPAYYNTLRELRDLIWQPDQIKGMLDELVSKILPLEAADRARWQGAPADAGNYNGLGGAGATSLTALVQDMMNFAFVGGSWPGGDVGPGGRASYLDGLLNASGEESQIPNTPTITYVGAPGKPADGLAFQTTAFADPQGNATFGAVQWRLAKVTDVAAGLDVNRTFLDEFTASWDSGALTVNSNVINAPASAVTPGGTYRARVRYQDATGRWSHWSAPLEFVAGANASTPSLVISELHYNPASNPAVADSQDLEFIEVLNTGTQTLNLEGVQLATFASTPYTFGAGLTLAAGQRIVVPKNPTAFQSVYGSGVYIAGGGYGTANLSNGGEVITLVAANGTVLQTIEYDDAAPWPTAPDGGGPSLEFFNLAGDPNSGANWRASSMTGGSPGWDGTPGLAGDYNRDNRVDGVDFLTWQRTYGNRTPALVGADGSGNLLVDAPDLTIWKTNFGQSQTIAAAASSGATVAAAVMAPASLSAMLVEESTPMFTPSTSADFAMPAGLPFLAAGDASQRRFDAAFSAFGDDDLQPIRRRESANGWLQAERNGRTESNSVAWANPKHRARRGELHEFSAEETELARRDAAIGVLEDRHCTVSDDELL; this is encoded by the coding sequence ATGGCATCTTCGCATCGCAATCGGCGCCCCTCGTCGCCCAATTCCATTTCCCGCCAAAAGTCAGCGCCGCGCAAGTTGCGCTACGAGCCGCTGGAAGATCGCCGCGTGTTGGCGGTCGTCATCAACGAGCTGCACTACAACCCTGAAGACAACACGAGCCAGGAAGAGTTCATCGAACTCTACAATACCGGCGCGACGGCGGTTGATCTTTCGAACTGGGCCTTCACCGACGGCATCGAGTATACCTTCGCACCTGGTCAGCAAATCGCGGCGGGCGGTTACCTCGTCATCGCTCAGAGTCCCGCGACGATCTTGGCGGAGTTCGGCGTCAATTCCATCGGCCCTTACACCGGCGGGTTGAGCAGCGACGGCGAACTCGTCGAACTCCGCAACGCTCAAGGCCAGATCATCGACCAAGTCGACTACAAGGTTAGCTTTCCGTGGCCAATCGCCGCGGACGGCAACGGCGCCTCGATGGAACTGATCAATCCGGCGCTCGACAACAATCTCGGCAGCTCGTGGCGCCCATCGTACGTCACGCCCATGTTCCCCGCTCCCAGCGATCCGCCGCCGCCCGCCGGCACGGGGTTGCTCAGCAACATCGTCCACCGCTGGAGCTTCAACGGCAATCTGAACGACAGCGTCGGCGGCTCGAACGCCACGCTCGTCGATCCAGGCCACATCGCCAGCTACAGCGGCGGCCGGCTCAATGTCAGTGCAAACTCTGGCCAGAGCTCGGACCAAACGCCGTTCGCGTCGGGCGCGTACGTCGACTTGCCCAACGGCATCATCTCCAGCCTCAGCGGCAACGCCACCTTTGAATGGTGGGGCACGGTCTCTACGAATCGTACCTGGGCTGAGATCTTCTCGTTCGGCCGCAGCAGCGGCGGCGAAGATCGCTCGACTGGCGCTCTCAACCAGGAATACGTCACGCTCATTCCCCAAGCCTCCTCGGGAACGTTGCGACTCACTCACCGCAACGGCGGCACGCAAACCGAAAGCTCCGTCGATTGGACGAGCGCTCCGACGCCCGGCGTGGAATACCAGTTCGTCAGCACTTGGGACACCGTCAACGACGTCCAGAAGCTCTACGTCAACGGCGTCCTTGTCGGCACAAGCCAGCTGCTCATCGACCTGATCGACATCGAAGACGTGAACAACTGGCTGGGCCGTTCGCAGTGGGGCGATCCGTTGTTCGACGGCTTCCACAACGAATTCCGCATCTACGACAAAGCCCTCACCGCGGCGGACGTTTCCACGAGCTACGCCGCCGGCCCCGACGCCGTCGCCCCTGGCCCGACGATTAGCGCGTTCAACGCGAGCGCCGCCGAAATCCTCGTCGGCCAGCCAGTGACGCTCTCCTGGAACGTCGCCGGCGCCACGTCGATCTCGATCAACCAAGGCGTCGGCACGGTCACGGGGCAGAACCAAATCGTTCTGAACCCGACGCAAACCACTACCTACACCCTCTCCGCCACGAACGCCCAGGGAACGAACACCCGCACGGTGAAGGTGGTCGTCGAGCACCCCCGCGCGACTCCCGGCGCACAGAACAACGTCTTCGCCACGAACGCCGCGCCGGCGATTCGGCAGGTCAACCATACGGAAAATCCCGTCTCCGGCACTTCCGTCACCGTCTCCGCCAAGGTGACCGATCCCGAAGGCGTCGCGTCGGTCGTCTTGCAGTATCAGGTCGTGCTTCCCGGCCAGTACCTTCCCGCGCGGCTTCCGGTGCCGGTCGATCAGCTGATCGCCGACGAAACGCTGCAACCGACGGCCAACCCCGCCTACTTCGCCGCCGCCAGTTGGACGAACGTTTCGATGCTCGACAACGGCGCCGGCGTCGACGCGGCGGCCGGAGACTCGATTTTCTCCGTCGCGCTGCCGCCGCAGTCGCATCGCACGCTGGTGCGTTATCGCATCGTCGTCACCGACGCGCTCGGCAAGTCGGCGACCGTCCCCTACGAGGACGATGCTTCGCTGAATTTCGCGTACTTCGTCTACGACGGCGTCCCTGAATACAAGAACAACGCGAACCAGGTCGTCGCCGACGCCGCCGCGCTCGCTTCGCTCCCGGTCTACCAATTCCTGACCCGGGCCGAAGACATGACGGCCGTCAACGGCTACGAACCGAGCCAGGAAATCCCGCAAGGGACCGAAGCCCGCAGCGCGTACAACTGGTCGGGCACGATGGTTTACAACGGCGTCGTGTACGACAACATCACCTACCGCCTCCGCGGCGCCAACGGCCGTTACCTCACCGACGGCAAGCGGAGCATGCGGTTCCGCTTTAACGACGGCAGCTGGTTCGAGCCGCTCGACAACAACGGCGTGCCTTACCCTGAAAAGTGGAAGACGCTCACCACCGGCAAAGGCTTCGACAATCGTCAAACGCTCACCTACTCGCTCAACGAAGCGATGACGATGATGCTGTCGAACCTCATGGGCCTGCCAGCGGCGGAAACCCACTGGTTCCAGTTCCGCGTCATCGACGGCGCCGCCGAAGCCCCCGACCAATGGCGCGGCGACTTCTGGGGCATCAACTTCGCGATGGAGGACTACGACAAGCGGTTCCTCGACGCCCACGACATGGAAGCGGGCAACCTCTACAAGCTCATCAACCAATCGAACGACGCGCTGCGGCAGCAAGACTACCAGGCGCCGTTCGCGGTGAGCGACGGCTCCGACCACGACTACATGGAAGAGATTTTCGGCCGCGCGAGCACGGATATCGAGTTCCGCGTCAATCTGCAGAAGTACTTCATCTTCCGCGCCTTGGCGGAAGCGGTGCGCCATTACGACTACTGGCCTACCGGCAACAAGAACATGGTCTACTACTTCGAGCCCGACTACCTGCCGCAGAACGATAACTTCGGCAAGCTGTGGATCATGCTGTGGGACACCGACGCCACGTGGGGCCCTACTTGGAACGACGGCAAAGATCTCGTCCAAGACGCCCTGTTCGAAAACCAGAACGTCGCTTACCGCAACTCGCTGATCAATCCGGCGTACTACAACACGCTCCGCGAATTGCGCGATCTCATCTGGCAGCCTGACCAAATCAAAGGCATGCTCGACGAGCTCGTGTCGAAGATCCTGCCGCTCGAAGCGGCCGACCGCGCGCGTTGGCAAGGCGCACCGGCCGACGCCGGCAACTACAACGGCCTCGGCGGCGCCGGCGCGACTTCGCTCACTGCCCTCGTGCAAGACATGATGAACTTTGCGTTCGTCGGCGGCAGCTGGCCCGGCGGCGACGTCGGCCCCGGCGGTCGAGCGTCGTATCTCGACGGCCTGCTGAATGCGTCAGGCGAAGAATCGCAAATCCCCAACACGCCGACGATTACCTACGTCGGCGCTCCCGGCAAACCGGCCGACGGCCTCGCGTTCCAAACGACGGCGTTCGCCGATCCGCAGGGCAATGCCACCTTCGGCGCCGTGCAGTGGCGTCTCGCGAAGGTCACCGACGTCGCCGCCGGGCTAGACGTGAACAGGACGTTCCTCGACGAATTCACCGCCAGCTGGGATTCGGGCGCGCTCACCGTCAACAGCAACGTCATCAACGCCCCCGCCTCGGCTGTGACGCCGGGCGGCACCTACCGCGCGCGGGTTCGCTACCAAGACGCCACAGGCCGCTGGAGCCACTGGTCGGCACCACTGGAATTTGTCGCCGGCGCCAACGCATCGACGCCGTCGCTCGTCATCAGCGAACTTCACTACAACCCCGCGTCGAATCCCGCCGTCGCCGATTCGCAGGATCTCGAGTTCATCGAAGTCCTGAACACCGGCACGCAAACCCTCAATCTCGAGGGCGTGCAACTCGCCACGTTCGCTTCGACGCCGTACACCTTCGGCGCTGGCCTCACCCTGGCCGCCGGCCAGCGGATCGTCGTGCCGAAGAACCCGACCGCCTTCCAGTCGGTCTACGGCTCGGGCGTCTACATAGCAGGAGGCGGCTACGGCACCGCGAACCTCAGCAACGGCGGCGAAGTGATCACGCTCGTCGCAGCCAACGGCACCGTGCTGCAGACGATCGAGTACGACGACGCAGCCCCTTGGCCCACCGCCCCTGACGGCGGCGGCCCCTCGCTTGAGTTCTTCAACCTCGCGGGCGATCCGAACTCGGGCGCCAACTGGCGGGCCAGTTCGATGACCGGCGGCTCGCCCGGTTGGGACGGCACCCCTGGCCTCGCCGGCGATTACAACCGCGACAACCGCGTCGACGGCGTCGACTTCCTCACCTGGCAGCGGACCTATGGCAACCGCACGCCGGCGCTGGTCGGCGCCGACGGCAGCGGCAACTTACTGGTTGACGCTCCCGATCTCACGATTTGGAAAACCAACTTCGGCCAGTCGCAGACGATCGCTGCCGCCGCATCGTCGGGTGCAACAGTAGCCGCCGCGGTAATGGCGCCGGCTTCATTGAGCGCTATGCTCGTCGAAGAATCGACGCCCATGTTCACGCCCTCCACGAGCGCCGATTTCGCCATGCCCGCCGGGCTTCCCTTTCTGGCAGCCGGCGATGCGTCGCAACGGCGCTTCGACGCCGCCTTCTCGGCGTTCGGAGACGATGACCTGCAACCGATCCGGCGCCGTGAATCGGCGAATGGCTGGTTGCAAGCTGAACGCAACGGTCGCACTGAGAGCAATTCGGTCGCGTGGGCCAACCCCAAGCACCGTGCACGGCGCGGCGAGTTGCACGAGTTCTCCGCAGAGGAAACTGAACTCGCGCGGCGCGACGCCGCCATCGGCGTCCTCGAAGATCGTCACTGCACGGTTTCTGACGACGAGTTGCTATAG
- a CDS encoding heavy-metal-associated domain-containing protein — translation MKLHRMARWARSLALLAAVVAPVALNASSAVAADVVTYEITADDMCCQGCAKKIAAQLYTAPGVMNVSANVEKRLVTVTAKPSPKLTADRLWNAVEKGKGKPSRLVASDAAISLVRPDQLDAASRATDGRYVIAVTPAADANAIAQLSSAVQSMKGVQTVTLLQDKSQLIVEPAKNVQLSPWPMLSSARQLGLTPSSVTGPFGRLTLETTQAAPQVSARPQSAGGTR, via the coding sequence GTGAAACTGCATCGAATGGCCCGTTGGGCCAGGTCGCTCGCCCTGCTGGCCGCCGTCGTGGCGCCAGTTGCACTCAACGCCTCCAGCGCCGTCGCGGCCGACGTCGTCACCTACGAGATCACGGCGGACGACATGTGCTGCCAAGGGTGCGCCAAGAAAATTGCCGCCCAGCTCTACACGGCGCCAGGCGTGATGAACGTCTCGGCGAACGTTGAAAAGCGGCTCGTCACCGTCACGGCGAAGCCCTCGCCGAAGCTCACCGCCGACCGGCTCTGGAACGCCGTCGAAAAGGGAAAGGGCAAGCCGTCGCGGCTCGTCGCGAGCGACGCGGCGATCTCGCTGGTTCGTCCCGATCAGCTCGATGCGGCCAGCCGCGCTACTGACGGCCGTTATGTGATTGCCGTAACGCCCGCCGCCGACGCGAACGCCATCGCTCAGTTGAGTAGCGCCGTGCAGTCGATGAAGGGCGTTCAAACGGTCACGCTGCTGCAGGACAAATCGCAACTGATCGTCGAGCCGGCGAAGAACGTGCAACTTTCGCCGTGGCCGATGCTGTCATCCGCTCGGCAGTTGGGCCTCACGCCTTCCTCGGTCACCGGTCCATTTGGCCGGCTCACCTTGGAAACGACTCAAGCCGCTCCGCAAGTCAGCGCACGTCCTCAATCCGCCGGAGGGACTCGATGA
- a CDS encoding ABC transporter permease, which translates to MRRLLPWDYGVRNLFRRPSRSALTLGGLSIVILLVLVVVGFIRGLEASLAATGQPNVVLVYAMTSGADIENSAIPGRTPALLAASVAGVRSQFGEKFISPELYLGTRISVNDQEGLGLVRGVTTAAPLVRQQVQIIEGTWPGPGEVLAGRLVHSKLGCDEAALQPGQTIRFDGRDWKISGVFAAGGAAFESEVWCPLNDLQSALKRQDLSLVAVTMDSADAAADVDLFCRERIDLELKSVGEMAYYADLQKHYRPVRMLGWIVVCLVAGSGVFAGLNTMYGAVVGRIRELATLQAIGYRRRAILLTLIQEATLLACCGALIACLLGLLFVNGTAVRFTMGAFMLRVDSVGIAIACITAVILGIVGALPPAAKAMRLPVVEAIKAI; encoded by the coding sequence ATGCGGCGACTTTTACCTTGGGACTATGGCGTTCGGAACCTGTTTCGCCGGCCGTCGCGCAGTGCGCTGACGCTCGGCGGGCTGTCGATCGTCATCCTGCTGGTGCTGGTCGTCGTCGGATTCATTCGCGGACTGGAAGCATCGCTCGCCGCCACCGGACAACCGAACGTCGTCTTGGTGTATGCGATGACTTCCGGCGCCGACATCGAGAACTCTGCGATCCCCGGACGGACTCCGGCGCTGCTCGCCGCTAGCGTCGCTGGAGTCCGGTCGCAGTTCGGCGAGAAATTCATCTCGCCCGAGCTATACCTGGGAACGCGGATCTCAGTGAACGATCAAGAAGGGCTCGGCTTGGTGCGCGGCGTGACGACGGCCGCGCCGCTCGTTCGCCAGCAGGTGCAGATCATCGAGGGAACGTGGCCGGGACCGGGCGAAGTGCTGGCCGGGCGGCTTGTTCACTCGAAGCTCGGCTGCGACGAGGCGGCGTTGCAGCCCGGGCAAACGATTCGCTTCGATGGTCGCGATTGGAAGATTAGCGGCGTGTTTGCCGCCGGCGGCGCGGCGTTTGAATCGGAAGTCTGGTGCCCGCTGAACGACTTGCAGTCCGCGCTCAAGCGGCAAGACCTCAGCCTGGTCGCCGTCACGATGGACTCGGCCGACGCCGCCGCAGACGTCGACCTCTTCTGCCGCGAGCGGATCGATCTCGAACTGAAGTCGGTGGGAGAAATGGCCTACTACGCCGACCTGCAAAAGCATTATCGCCCGGTGCGGATGCTCGGTTGGATCGTCGTCTGCCTCGTCGCGGGCTCCGGCGTCTTCGCGGGGCTCAACACGATGTATGGCGCCGTTGTGGGCCGCATCCGCGAACTCGCCACGCTGCAGGCCATCGGCTATCGGCGGCGCGCGATCCTACTCACGCTGATCCAAGAAGCGACGCTGCTCGCCTGTTGCGGCGCGCTGATCGCCTGCCTGTTGGGACTACTGTTCGTCAACGGCACGGCGGTACGGTTCACGATGGGAGCGTTCATGCTTCGCGTCGATAGCGTCGGCATTGCCATCGCCTGCATCACCGCGGTCATCCTTGGCATCGTCGGCGCCTTGCCGCCGGCGGCCAAGGCGATGCGACTCCCCGTTGTGGAAGCGATCAAAGCTATTTAA
- a CDS encoding efflux RND transporter periplasmic adaptor subunit yields the protein MSHVDLSQLAVTRQPAATAKPPVRRRWGTRYIAPVAILAAFGALFAAAMRDTLLPAQAVTVVPVIVTRAEIQQEGTPLFQAAGWIEPQPSAVTASALASGVVEQMLVVEGQLVQKGEPIAKLNDADAKLMVQQADAKLRLAEADLQSAQASLTAAQSTLANPNELRVALADAESLLAETQLGLGNLPFAIESATSRQQLAAENLARKEQAGDAVAGRVTREAAAELAATKSALGELQSRGPKLREQIDALGRKRDALRQQLELMTEPKRAVAAAEASLAAAKARHEQAHLEVDAAQLNLDRMTVAAPISGRILTVDARPGKRLSGLDPLSEQNSSAVASMYNPAKLQVRVDVRLEDVPQVQIGQPVTIETAASRQPLTGKVLWLTTRADIQKNTLQVKVGIDNPPAVITPEMLGKVTFVAPPQPVTDQQEMADALRLLVPRQLVQEGDGGKFVWIADATNGVARRTPVELGKAGTDQLVEVAAGIDPTMKLVATGRESLTDGTRIRIVGNDQNIGGGPAGMSPTARTTSPVVQ from the coding sequence ATGTCGCATGTCGATCTCAGCCAACTCGCCGTGACGCGCCAGCCCGCAGCGACGGCCAAACCGCCCGTGCGGCGTCGCTGGGGCACGCGCTACATCGCGCCAGTTGCGATTCTCGCGGCGTTCGGAGCGTTGTTCGCCGCCGCGATGCGCGATACCTTGCTTCCCGCGCAGGCGGTGACCGTCGTGCCGGTGATCGTCACGCGGGCCGAGATTCAGCAAGAGGGGACGCCCCTGTTCCAAGCCGCCGGCTGGATTGAACCGCAACCCTCGGCCGTCACGGCGTCGGCCCTCGCCAGCGGCGTCGTCGAGCAGATGCTCGTCGTCGAAGGCCAACTCGTGCAGAAAGGCGAACCGATCGCCAAATTAAACGACGCTGACGCCAAACTCATGGTGCAGCAAGCAGACGCCAAGTTGCGGCTCGCCGAAGCCGACCTGCAAAGCGCTCAAGCGTCGCTCACCGCCGCACAATCGACGCTCGCCAACCCTAACGAACTACGGGTCGCGCTCGCCGACGCCGAATCGTTGCTTGCGGAAACTCAACTCGGCCTCGGCAATCTTCCGTTTGCGATCGAAAGCGCAACGAGCCGCCAACAGTTGGCAGCTGAAAATCTTGCCCGCAAAGAACAAGCCGGCGATGCGGTCGCCGGACGCGTCACGCGCGAAGCGGCCGCCGAACTCGCCGCTACGAAGAGTGCTCTCGGCGAATTGCAATCCCGCGGCCCGAAGCTCCGCGAACAGATCGACGCGCTCGGGCGCAAACGCGACGCCTTGCGGCAGCAGTTGGAATTGATGACGGAACCCAAGCGTGCCGTCGCCGCTGCAGAAGCATCGCTGGCGGCGGCCAAGGCGCGGCACGAACAGGCCCACCTGGAAGTCGACGCCGCTCAATTAAATCTCGATCGGATGACGGTCGCCGCGCCCATCTCGGGCCGCATCCTCACGGTCGACGCTCGCCCCGGCAAACGCTTATCGGGGCTCGATCCCCTCTCCGAGCAAAACTCCAGCGCGGTCGCCTCGATGTACAACCCCGCGAAACTGCAAGTTCGCGTCGATGTTCGCTTGGAAGACGTCCCCCAGGTGCAGATCGGCCAGCCAGTCACCATCGAAACAGCCGCGTCGCGTCAGCCGCTCACCGGCAAGGTGCTCTGGCTCACGACGCGGGCCGACATCCAGAAGAACACGCTGCAGGTGAAGGTCGGCATCGACAACCCGCCCGCGGTGATCACTCCCGAAATGCTCGGCAAAGTGACGTTCGTCGCGCCGCCGCAGCCAGTGACTGACCAGCAAGAAATGGCGGATGCACTCCGCCTGCTCGTTCCGCGGCAACTGGTGCAAGAAGGCGACGGCGGCAAGTTCGTGTGGATCGCCGACGCGACGAACGGCGTCGCCCGTCGCACGCCGGTCGAACTCGGCAAAGCGGGCACCGACCAGTTGGTCGAAGTCGCCGCCGGAATCGACCCGACGATGAAGCTCGTCGCCACGGGCCGCGAGTCGCTTACCGACGGCACACGCATTCGCATCGTCGGCAACGATCAAAACATCGGCGGCGGGCCTGCCGGCATGTCGCCGACCGCACGCACGACAAGCCCCGTCGTTCAATAG
- a CDS encoding ABC transporter ATP-binding protein, translating into MPLVEVIDVRKEYVSGEETIRPLDGVHLDIEEGDFVSLMGASGSGKSTLLNLVAGIDEVTSGTIVVSDTEITSLSRGGLADWRAANIGYIFQTHNLIPVLTAYENVELPLLLLPMSAAERAKRVEIALAAVDLTNRAGHYPRQMSGGQEQRVGIARAIVANPTVVVADEPTGSLDDDTTEQILTLLQRVNRELGMTLLMVTHDADAATRATRRLRLERSQLIENGKPIIPRALTA; encoded by the coding sequence ATGCCACTCGTAGAAGTCATCGACGTTCGCAAAGAATATGTGAGCGGCGAAGAAACGATCCGCCCGCTCGACGGCGTCCACCTCGACATCGAGGAAGGCGACTTCGTCTCGCTGATGGGCGCCAGCGGTTCAGGCAAGAGCACGCTGTTGAACCTCGTGGCCGGCATCGACGAGGTTACCTCGGGAACGATCGTCGTCAGCGACACCGAGATCACCTCGCTCTCCCGCGGCGGGCTCGCCGATTGGCGGGCTGCGAACATCGGCTACATCTTTCAGACGCACAACCTCATCCCGGTGCTCACCGCCTACGAAAACGTCGAGTTGCCGCTGCTGCTGCTACCGATGTCGGCGGCCGAGCGGGCCAAGCGGGTCGAGATCGCCCTCGCCGCCGTCGATCTCACCAACCGCGCCGGCCATTACCCCCGTCAAATGTCGGGCGGCCAGGAACAGCGCGTCGGCATCGCGCGGGCGATCGTCGCGAATCCCACCGTCGTCGTCGCCGACGAACCGACCGGCAGCCTCGACGACGACACGACCGAGCAGATCCTCACGCTGCTGCAACGCGTCAACCGCGAACTGGGGATGACGCTGCTGATGGTGACGCACGACGCCGACGCCGCCACCCGCGCCACGCGTCGCCTGCGGCTCGAACGCAGCCAACTCATTGAGAACGGCAAGCCGATCATCCCCCGCGCCCTGACCGCCTAA
- a CDS encoding ABC transporter permease, with the protein MFNFIPYIAKSLWRHRTRSLLTISGAAVALLVFCFVGAVQHGLFALTENQESGRTLIVFQENRFCPQSSKLPQDYATTIAKLPGVAEVTPIMVFTNNCRASLDAIVFQGMQPEQLKQSRPLEIRSGNWETFARQDDAALVGQAVAARRKLKPGDKFTIGDVTVLVAGVFASNTASDEALIYTHLDFLQRARGLSDVGQVTMLEVHLADGANPDAVATAIDAEFHSGPVATTTRTKGMFQADTLSDLAELIGFIHWLGYACVALVLSLVATTTIMSVQDRIKEHAVLQTLGFRPLRIFRLVITESVLLSVLGGGLGVVGGMLFLAWSDMSVAAEGVTIAFRPSWDIALQGAIASLAVGLLAGIAPGWQAAQTKIVTALRHA; encoded by the coding sequence GTGTTCAACTTCATTCCTTACATCGCGAAAAGCCTCTGGCGGCATCGCACGCGCAGCCTGCTGACAATCAGCGGCGCCGCGGTGGCGTTGTTGGTCTTTTGCTTCGTCGGCGCCGTTCAGCATGGCTTGTTCGCACTCACGGAAAATCAAGAATCGGGGCGGACGCTCATCGTCTTCCAGGAGAACCGCTTCTGCCCGCAGAGCAGCAAGCTTCCACAAGATTATGCGACGACGATCGCCAAACTCCCCGGCGTCGCCGAGGTGACGCCCATCATGGTCTTCACCAACAACTGTCGCGCGAGCCTCGACGCGATCGTCTTCCAAGGAATGCAGCCCGAGCAATTGAAACAGTCGCGGCCGCTGGAAATCCGCTCAGGGAACTGGGAAACCTTCGCCCGCCAGGACGATGCGGCCCTTGTCGGCCAAGCGGTCGCCGCTCGCCGCAAGCTGAAGCCGGGGGACAAGTTCACCATCGGCGACGTCACTGTGCTCGTGGCCGGCGTGTTCGCCTCGAACACTGCGTCCGACGAAGCGCTGATCTACACGCATCTCGACTTCCTGCAACGTGCCCGCGGCCTGAGCGATGTCGGCCAAGTGACGATGCTCGAAGTCCACCTCGCCGATGGAGCCAACCCCGACGCCGTTGCCACCGCGATCGACGCCGAGTTCCACTCCGGCCCCGTCGCGACGACGACGCGCACCAAGGGCATGTTCCAAGCCGACACGCTCTCCGATCTCGCCGAACTGATCGGTTTCATCCACTGGCTTGGCTACGCTTGCGTCGCGCTCGTCCTCTCGCTCGTCGCGACGACGACGATCATGTCGGTGCAAGACCGAATCAAAGAACACGCCGTCCTGCAAACGCTCGGCTTCCGGCCGCTACGCATCTTTCGGCTCGTCATTACGGAAAGCGTGCTGCTGAGCGTGCTGGGGGGCGGCCTCGGCGTCGTCGGCGGCATGTTGTTCCTCGCCTGGTCCGACATGTCGGTTGCCGCGGAAGGCGTCACGATTGCGTTTCGCCCTTCGTGGGACATCGCCCTGCAAGGCGCCATCGCCTCGCTGGCGGTCGGTTTGCTGGCAGGCATCGCGCCAGGCTGGCAGGCGGCTCAAACCAAAATCGTCACCGCACTGAGGCATGCCTAG